One genomic region from Candidatus Polarisedimenticolia bacterium encodes:
- a CDS encoding cysteine desulfurase family protein: MRAIYLDHNATSPLRREARLAMDRVLAGPAGNPSSLHAAGRGARMIIETAREQVARLLGARREEIVLTAGGTEANNMAIYGAAARLPSSSGRVVTSAIEHPSVLEPLRDLERRGIDVVRVAPTRAGVVEPGSLLEAAAPGTGLVSLMLANNEVGTLQPIGALGPELQRRGLLFHCDAAQAAGKVPIDVRALGVDLLSIAGHKFGAPQGTGALFVRGGVALRPHLRGGGQELNRRPGTESVAALAGLGAAADAAARALPEESLRVRALRDRLEREILARVPASRVNGAGAARVPNTSSLAFAGVTGEVLVMALDLEGIAVSSGSACSAGTVRRSHVLDAMGLGESSGSSIRVSLGPAATDGEIESVAEVVAKVVDRIRASTVAPASRR; this comes from the coding sequence ATGCGGGCCATCTACCTCGATCACAACGCCACGAGCCCCCTCCGGCGGGAGGCGCGCCTGGCCATGGACCGTGTGCTGGCCGGGCCGGCGGGGAATCCATCGAGCCTCCATGCGGCCGGGCGGGGCGCCCGCATGATCATCGAAACCGCGCGCGAGCAGGTGGCGCGCCTCCTGGGCGCCCGGCGCGAGGAGATCGTCCTGACGGCCGGGGGAACCGAAGCGAACAACATGGCCATCTATGGCGCCGCCGCACGGCTCCCGTCGTCCTCGGGGCGCGTCGTCACCTCGGCCATCGAGCATCCTTCGGTCCTGGAGCCGCTGCGGGACCTGGAGCGTCGGGGGATCGACGTGGTGCGGGTGGCGCCCACGCGCGCCGGGGTCGTCGAGCCCGGTTCACTTCTCGAGGCGGCCGCCCCCGGGACGGGGCTGGTGTCGCTGATGCTCGCCAACAACGAGGTGGGGACCCTGCAGCCGATCGGCGCTCTCGGCCCAGAGCTCCAGCGCCGCGGCCTCCTGTTCCACTGCGACGCCGCCCAGGCCGCCGGCAAGGTGCCGATCGACGTGCGCGCTCTCGGTGTGGATCTCCTGTCCATCGCGGGACACAAGTTCGGCGCGCCGCAGGGCACGGGGGCCCTGTTCGTGCGCGGCGGCGTCGCCCTGCGCCCGCACCTGCGCGGGGGCGGGCAGGAGCTGAACCGCCGCCCGGGAACGGAAAGCGTCGCCGCCCTCGCCGGTCTCGGAGCCGCCGCGGACGCGGCGGCGCGGGCGCTGCCTGAAGAATCCCTCCGGGTTCGAGCGCTGCGCGACCGGCTGGAGCGCGAGATCCTCGCGCGAGTTCCCGCCTCCCGGGTGAACGGCGCCGGGGCCGCGCGGGTCCCCAATACGTCGAGCCTGGCCTTCGCGGGAGTGACGGGAGAGGTCCTGGTGATGGCGCTCGATCTGGAGGGGATCGCGGTCTCGTCCGGATCGGCGTGCTCGGCGGGCACCGTCAGACGGTCGCACGTGCTCGACGCCATGGGGCTGGGCGAGTCGTCGGGCTCCTCGATCCGGGTCAGCCTGGGCCCCGCGGCGACCGACGGCGAGATCGAGAGCGTCGCAGAGGTCGTTGCGAAGGTCGTCGATCGCATCCGCGCGTCCACGGTCGCGCCGGCGAGCCGTCGGTGA
- the ileS gene encoding isoleucine--tRNA ligase, giving the protein METRDFKNTLNLPRTDFPMKADLPRREPALLEQWDRLDVYAAVRRARAGRPRFVMHDGPPYANGNIHLGQALNKILKDVVVKSRTMLGFDAPYVPGWDCHGLPIEHQVDKDLGRKKASMSPQEIRGACRAYAEKYVGIQREEFRRLGVFGEWARPYLTMDPVYEGTIVDQIARFVENGNIYRDKRSVHWCPRCATALAEAEVEYEDHASPSIYVRFPLLTGPLEARFPALAGRRVSILIWTTTPWTLPANVAIALHPDLTYQFVDLGDEVLLVAADLASQVLALKGLKPRAVLASVKGRDMEGATTALAPYPFAAEGISRLVLGEYVTKDTGTGAVHTAPGHGMDDFQTGRKYSLPIFSPVDDHGRYTEGLGWLTGQNVFEANAGILADLETRGLLFHASTVTHSYPHCWRCKQPIIFRATEQWWIALDRKDLRRRCLDAIRKVRWIPEGGALRIGGMIGTRPDWCISRQRVWGVPLPFPYCASCGREIVDAAFVRRTAALFRERGSDAWFEPEAFRRLADGTACPNCGSRDLVARSEIVDVWFESGASYPALLGARPGYPWPSDLYLEGSDQHRGWFHSSLLIAVNDRDTAPYHAVLTHGFTLDGAGRKMSKSLGNVIPPQDVIKQHGGDVLRLWVATVDFLEDMRLSKEILDRNAEAYRKIRNTCRYLLGNLYDFDPARHALARGDLEEIDRYVLGQLDQVIARTRTAYERYEFHLATQAIHRFSTVTLSALYLDVLKDRLYTSPPDARARRSAQTAMRIILDALARLMAPILCFTAEEVWQALRGRKPGDPIDESVHTMSFPEADAAPADDELDRQWARLLELRDQVLKALELARAEGTLGNSLEARVILESDAGTLRNLRRDPAFLQDLFIVSQVTLAPSPAEAADRPGSIAVRVERAAGEKCARCWHVTTDVGSDGQFRTLCARCAAAVRSIVSARGETA; this is encoded by the coding sequence ATGGAAACGCGCGATTTCAAGAACACTCTCAACCTGCCGCGCACCGACTTTCCGATGAAGGCGGACCTGCCCCGGCGGGAGCCGGCCCTCCTGGAGCAGTGGGACCGGCTCGATGTCTACGCCGCCGTGCGCCGGGCGCGGGCCGGGCGGCCCCGGTTCGTCATGCACGACGGCCCCCCCTACGCGAACGGCAACATCCATCTCGGGCAGGCGCTCAACAAGATCCTGAAGGACGTCGTGGTGAAGTCGCGCACCATGCTGGGATTCGATGCCCCGTACGTGCCGGGATGGGACTGCCACGGGCTGCCGATCGAGCATCAGGTGGACAAGGACCTCGGCAGGAAGAAGGCCTCCATGTCGCCGCAGGAGATCCGTGGCGCCTGCCGCGCCTACGCCGAAAAGTACGTGGGCATCCAGCGGGAGGAATTCCGGCGTCTGGGCGTCTTCGGGGAATGGGCCCGGCCGTACCTGACGATGGACCCGGTCTATGAGGGGACGATCGTCGACCAGATCGCGCGCTTCGTGGAGAACGGCAACATCTACCGGGACAAGCGATCGGTCCACTGGTGCCCGCGCTGCGCCACGGCGCTCGCGGAGGCCGAGGTGGAGTACGAGGACCACGCTTCGCCCTCCATCTACGTCCGCTTTCCCCTGCTGACCGGCCCGCTCGAAGCGCGCTTTCCGGCGCTCGCCGGGCGCCGGGTGTCGATCCTGATCTGGACCACCACGCCGTGGACTCTGCCGGCCAACGTGGCCATCGCCCTGCACCCGGACCTGACCTATCAGTTCGTGGACCTCGGTGACGAGGTGCTGCTGGTGGCGGCGGATCTGGCTTCCCAGGTCCTGGCGCTCAAGGGACTCAAGCCGCGCGCGGTGCTCGCCAGCGTCAAGGGACGGGACATGGAGGGGGCGACGACGGCGCTCGCGCCCTATCCGTTTGCCGCCGAGGGGATTTCGCGCCTGGTTCTGGGCGAGTACGTGACGAAGGACACCGGCACGGGGGCGGTGCACACCGCTCCGGGTCACGGGATGGACGACTTTCAGACGGGACGGAAATACTCGCTGCCGATTTTTTCTCCGGTGGACGACCACGGCCGCTACACCGAAGGCCTGGGGTGGCTCACGGGCCAGAACGTCTTCGAGGCCAACGCGGGAATTCTCGCCGATCTCGAGACGCGCGGCCTCCTGTTCCACGCCTCGACGGTGACCCACAGCTACCCGCACTGCTGGCGGTGCAAGCAACCGATCATCTTCCGCGCCACGGAGCAGTGGTGGATTGCGCTCGATCGCAAGGATCTCAGGCGCCGCTGCCTCGACGCCATCCGGAAGGTCCGCTGGATTCCGGAGGGGGGCGCGCTCCGGATCGGCGGCATGATCGGCACCCGGCCGGACTGGTGCATCTCGAGGCAGCGGGTGTGGGGCGTCCCGCTGCCCTTTCCCTACTGCGCCTCCTGCGGCCGCGAGATCGTCGATGCGGCCTTCGTGCGCCGGACCGCCGCCCTGTTCAGGGAGCGCGGCAGCGACGCCTGGTTCGAGCCGGAGGCCTTCCGTCGCCTCGCCGACGGCACGGCCTGCCCGAACTGCGGCTCCCGGGATCTCGTGGCGCGCAGCGAAATCGTCGACGTGTGGTTCGAATCCGGGGCTTCGTACCCGGCGCTGCTCGGCGCGCGCCCGGGGTATCCCTGGCCGAGCGACCTGTACCTCGAGGGCAGCGATCAGCACCGGGGCTGGTTCCACTCGTCACTCCTGATCGCCGTCAACGATCGGGACACGGCCCCCTACCACGCGGTCCTGACGCACGGCTTCACGCTCGACGGCGCGGGACGGAAGATGTCGAAGTCGCTCGGTAACGTGATTCCGCCGCAGGACGTGATCAAGCAGCACGGCGGCGACGTCCTGCGCCTGTGGGTGGCGACGGTCGATTTCCTCGAGGACATGCGATTGTCGAAAGAGATCCTGGACCGCAACGCCGAGGCGTACCGCAAGATCCGGAACACCTGCCGCTACCTCCTGGGGAACCTGTACGATTTCGACCCCGCCCGCCACGCCCTCGCGCGCGGCGACCTCGAGGAGATCGACCGGTATGTCCTCGGCCAGCTGGACCAGGTGATCGCCCGGACGCGCACGGCGTACGAGCGCTACGAGTTCCATCTCGCCACGCAGGCGATCCACCGGTTCAGCACCGTCACGCTGAGCGCCCTCTACCTGGACGTGCTCAAGGACCGCCTGTACACCAGCCCTCCGGATGCCCGCGCACGGCGCTCGGCGCAGACGGCGATGCGGATCATCCTGGACGCGCTGGCTCGCCTCATGGCCCCGATCCTGTGCTTCACGGCCGAGGAGGTCTGGCAGGCGCTCCGCGGGCGCAAGCCCGGCGATCCCATCGACGAGTCGGTGCACACGATGTCGTTTCCCGAAGCGGATGCGGCGCCCGCCGATGACGAGCTGGATCGCCAGTGGGCGCGACTTCTCGAGCTGCGCGACCAGGTTCTCAAGGCCCTCGAGCTGGCGCGCGCCGAGGGCACCCTGGGGAATTCGCTCGAGGCCCGGGTGATCCTCGAATCGGACGCCGGCACCCTAAGGAATCTGCGGCGCGATCCCGCCTTCCTGCAGGACCTGTTCATCGTCTCCCAGGTGACCCTGGCTCCCTCGCCGGCGGAGGCGGCGGACCGCCCGGGCTCGATCGCGGTGCGCGTGGAGCGGGCCGCGGGAGAGAAGTGCGCGCGCTGCTGGCATGTCACGACCGACGTCGGATCGGACGG